The genomic window TGCGCGAGGCGTTCCAGTCCGGCGGCATCGTCGACTCCTCCTCGCCCGACTGGTTCGAAGAGACGCCGACGCGGGTGCGCGCCGTTCCCGTCACGCGCAAGCGCGGCACAGCCGCGATGGTGATCGGGGTGCTCACCCGGCACACGAACCTCGGCGAGGCGCGCATCCCCTCGCGCCAGCAGATCACGTTCAACGACTGCGCGGACGACCTGTTCGGGATGATCGCGTCGGGCGACTTCCCCGACCTCGCCGCGCCCACTTCGCCGCGCCGCGGCGCCCCTCGCGCATCCGACGGCCTGGTGCGGCTCGACGTGGACGGCATCACGACGTTCGCGAGCCCCAACGCGCTGTCGGCCTTCAACCGGCTCGGGTTCGACGATGAGCTCGAGGGGGAGTCGCTCGTCGAGGTCGTCACCGCCATCCTGCCGACGAAGCGCCAGTTCGACGAGTCGCTGCCGGTCGTCGTGACCGGCCGCGCGCCCTGGCGCGCCGACCTCGAGGCACGGGGCGTGACGGTGTCGCTGCGCACCATCCCGCTGCGCGATCACGGCACGCGAATCGGCGCCATCGTGCTGTGCCGCGACGTGACCGAGATCCGCCACCAGGAGCAGGAGCTCATCACCAAGGACGCCACGATCCGCGAGATCCACCACCGCGTCAAGAACAACCTGCAGACCGTCGCGTCGCTGCTGCGCATCCAGGCGCGTCGCTCGCATTCCGAAGAGGCGCGCGAAGCGCTCACGCAGGCGATGCGCCGCGTGTCGGCCATCGCCGTCGTGCACGACACCCTGTCCGAGGGACTGGCGCAGAACGTCGATTTTGACGAGGTGTTCGCCCGCGTCCTGAAGCTCGTGGCCGAAGTCGCGGCGGCTCCCAACACTCGGGCCCGCACGCACTCGTCCGGACGCTTCGGCACCCTTCCGAGCGAGTACGCCACGCCCCTCGCACTCGCCCTCACCGAGCTCGTC from Microbacterium sp. ProA8 includes these protein-coding regions:
- a CDS encoding histidine kinase N-terminal domain-containing protein, with amino-acid sequence MSTLSDLVYAQGRSSEEDVEWLHRLAGDGQLLADLAFADIVLWVPTSDDSFVAVAHTRPGGAATLFYRDIVGDRVRPQWRTQVREAFQSGGIVDSSSPDWFEETPTRVRAVPVTRKRGTAAMVIGVLTRHTNLGEARIPSRQQITFNDCADDLFGMIASGDFPDLAAPTSPRRGAPRASDGLVRLDVDGITTFASPNALSAFNRLGFDDELEGESLVEVVTAILPTKRQFDESLPVVVTGRAPWRADLEARGVTVSLRTIPLRDHGTRIGAIVLCRDVTEIRHQEQELITKDATIREIHHRVKNNLQTVASLLRIQARRSHSEEAREALTQAMRRVSAIAVVHDTLSEGLAQNVDFDEVFARVLKLVAEVAAAPNTRARTHSSGRFGTLPSEYATPLALALTELVTNAVEHGLAGQEGDVEIIAERGDERLEVRVRDTGSGLPEGQVGRGLGTQIVRTLIQGELGGTIDWHTIMGSGTEVTIDIPLRYIDRTPG